The Zingiber officinale cultivar Zhangliang chromosome 10A, Zo_v1.1, whole genome shotgun sequence genome contains a region encoding:
- the LOC122027679 gene encoding arabinogalactan protein 23-like: MEMRKIACAALIVAAATTTALAAEAPAPGPASASFAVSPAIGAAIGASFLSFFAFYLQ, encoded by the coding sequence ATGGAGATGAGGAAGATCGCCTGCGCCGCTCTCATCGTCGCAGCCGCCACCACAACCGCTCTCGCAGCCGAAGCACCCGCCCCCGGCCCCGCCAGCGCCTCCTTCGCAGTCAGCCCCGCCATCGGAGCCGCCATCGGCGCCTCCTTCCTATCCTTCTTCGCCTTCTACCTGCAGTGA